Within Cytophagia bacterium CHB2, the genomic segment GCTTCCCAGTTTCACCGGATTTTTGGCATTGTTGAAGAGTTGCGGCTGTGCAACGGCCGGCGTGAGTCGCAGCACGCTGCACATCAAACTCAAACAAAAAAGCGTTGCTTGATACTGTATCGCCAATCCAGCGCAATTCCCTCTTTTCATCACGAATCGCTCCGTTGGAATTTTTTGAAGAGAACATCTATGCGAATCCGCGTCATCCGTGGCTGGGTTGTCTGTTCAGCGCCGGCTCATTCGGAGGCTTGCTGCGACTTATGCCGGCTCAAACAGCGCCGCCACCGCGCCGGCCGGATCTTGAATCACACACGTGCGACCATAACTGCCCATGCCTTTCGGGCCATCGATGATTTTGCCGCCCAATTCGACGCACGTGGCCGCGCTTTTGTCGATATCTTCGACCGTGATGTAAAGCAGCCACTGCGGCGGCAAATCTGCATTCACGCCGCGCGCGTGACAAATGCCGGCCACCGTTTTACCGTCGGCAGGTGAGTTCATGTTGTAATCATTGTAACCGCCCATGTCCACCGGCGCAAACGTCCAGCCCACGACTTTGCTGTAAAAGTCTCTGACCGAGTCGGCATTTTTCACGGTCAAATCAAACCAGGTGATGCTGCCAATCTCTTGTTTGTTGGTGTCGCTCACGGGTTCTCCCTTCGTTGATGAGAAGCTGACTTTCGATGAGAGTTATCTGATTGTATGCTGCCTACGACAGGGGTATCACGATCGTCACATTCGCGCCGCGCTGTTTGTTGGCGCTGCCGATTTTGCATCCGTACATGCCTACGCCCTGCAAGCCATAAAACGCGGCGCAACAATTTTCTTTGTCGCCGGAATCGACCACCCACACCCAATAAAATTTTCCCAATTCTTTGGAGGAAAGAACAACGTTTTGTGCTGTTGCATGTTCGCGCCAAAAGCGCTGGGCGATCAAAAGCTCGGGCGAGGTAAAGCCGTCCCAGTTTTCGTCTTTGAATAATTTCGCGATTTGATTGCCCTTTTTACCCACCGTCTGTTTGGGAAGTAATTGCAAATTATAAAAAAGCAAATACGGCCCTTGCTCGCGTGACACGAGTCCGTTGGAGGTTTGATAAACCCGGCCTGTTGGCTCTTTTGCCCAGTTGTCAGAAATGTACGTTTTGGCAAATCTCGGATCGACTGGAATGCCGGGCACGGGCGCCAGCGCCGTTTCGGCAATCACCGTTGTGATCGAAGTCATTTGCGTTCTAAAATCCGGGAAGACCAGTACCTGCGTCAAACCAAGTTTTTCGGCACGGCCCAGGGCCGCCTCTGCTTCTTTATTCAACTTGATCGATTGGGGCAGAGCTTTTGCCCATGCTTCCAATTTGTGCGCACGATAAAAATCTTTGCTGGCAGCAAGAATGCCGTTAAGATTCATGCAAACTCCGTAAGGCATTGAAACCGGATAGTGACGAATACTATTTTTTCATCCCAATTCGGCGGGCAAGGTTTCCGGGAAATAATCGCGCCCGGCAGTCATCAACGCCACGAAGGTTGCCGGGTCGTCGCTCAACACCGCGGCTTGCAGCTTGGCCAGGCTTCGGTTGAGAAGATCGAATAATTCTGCAGAATGGCGGTTGAGATGCTGAATTTCGTAGTACAAATAGGGATTCTCGCGCGCGACTTCCGCTGCGGCGCGCGCTTGTTTATAGAAAGTCGTGCTTGCCGTGCGCACCAAATCGTTAAAGCCGCGGCCGCTTTCATGCAGCGTGGTAAAAAATAAAATCGAAGCGAGGTGAGAAAGCCCGAGCACATATTGCATATATTCATCATGCTCCGCCACCGGCAGCCGGGTGATGGCAAGCGCGGTTTCGCGGAACAACGCTTCAGCCTCCGCAGCCGCAGAGGCGTTGCCGCAATCGCAGACGACGATCACGCGCCCTGAAAGCGTCTGCACGTTGGGGCCAAACAGCGGATGCACACTTGCGACGCGCAAACCGTTGGTAGCCGACGTTTGCAACAACTCCAGTACATGACTTTTTAAGCTAAAGATGTCAACAACGAGAGCCGTGGGCTGTTGTGACAATATCTCCTGCAACACCAGTTTGCCTTCCACCAGCGGAGTAGCGATAAGCACAACGTCCGCTTGCCGCACCGCGGGCACAAGCGCATCCACCGTTTCAAATTCATCAACAGCGCCTTTACGATCGAGCGTCACCACCTGATGGCCCTGGTTCGCGAAGAAACGCGCAAGCCAGCGCCCCATTTTGCCGGCGCCGCCGACAATTAAAATGCGTTTCGCCAGCACCGTGCGTTCACTCAACTCGTCTTCTTGCAAGCGCACGGAAACACTGATCAATTGCAGCGCCAATTTCTCCGCGAAATGTTCATCGAGGCCATATTCGCCGGCGAGACGGCGAAAGCGCTCCAACACCTCCGCCTCTGCCGCAAAACTTCTGACCGCAACCCCCTCTTCGCGCTTCACCGCGCCCACCTGCTGCACGATCTTCAAACGATCAGCCGCTAACCGTAAAATCTCCGCATCAATGGCGGCAATACGAGTGCGCAATTCCTGCAGACGCTGCGACATCTCATTCCTTAATTTGATTTTTGAGGAGCATTCTTTGCTTTTGCAAAATGGCCTTGCCACACGCGGATTTAAACGCATGCGAACAAAGCCCATCGTCTTTAAAGAGTCAAATCACCGCACAAAAAGCAAAGAATTTTTAACCGGCAGAAAAATTCAACCGGCGCCGCGGGTTCATTTGTTGTTTTTTCATCAGATCGAGTTCGTATGCCCGGCTCTCAAAAATCCATCATCACAGCGCGTTTGCGTGTGGAATGCTTACACAACTTGCGGCGACCGTACCAGCCGCGCGCCGGCATAAGCCGCAGGCAAAAACACGAGAATTCCCGCAATCCAAAACCATAACGGTGACGG encodes:
- a CDS encoding VOC family protein, coding for MSDTNKQEIGSITWFDLTVKNADSVRDFYSKVVGWTFAPVDMGGYNDYNMNSPADGKTVAGICHARGVNADLPPQWLLYITVEDIDKSAATCVELGGKIIDGPKGMGSYGRTCVIQDPAGAVAALFEPA
- a CDS encoding prephenate dehydrogenase/arogenate dehydrogenase family protein, which produces MGFVRMRLNPRVARPFCKSKECSSKIKLRNEMSQRLQELRTRIAAIDAEILRLAADRLKIVQQVGAVKREEGVAVRSFAAEAEVLERFRRLAGEYGLDEHFAEKLALQLISVSVRLQEDELSERTVLAKRILIVGGAGKMGRWLARFFANQGHQVVTLDRKGAVDEFETVDALVPAVRQADVVLIATPLVEGKLVLQEILSQQPTALVVDIFSLKSHVLELLQTSATNGLRVASVHPLFGPNVQTLSGRVIVVCDCGNASAAAEAEALFRETALAITRLPVAEHDEYMQYVLGLSHLASILFFTTLHESGRGFNDLVRTASTTFYKQARAAAEVARENPYLYYEIQHLNRHSAELFDLLNRSLAKLQAAVLSDDPATFVALMTAGRDYFPETLPAELG